In Thalassophryne amazonica chromosome 4, fThaAma1.1, whole genome shotgun sequence, a genomic segment contains:
- the LOC117508626 gene encoding claudin-8-like — translation MASYTAYSGYTKPHLSYTGTYYDEKQPPSDGEYPDSVEEEKKKLEKQKRRNAICCEVVALIIGFIGLIGVAAVTGLPMWKETAFIDANIIVMEVRWEGLWMNCFRQANIRMQCKVYDSLLFLPPDLQAARGLMCASVALTTFALIVSAVGMKCTTVVDYRARTKHIVLVSGGCLFLMGCVTTIIPVSWTGHVIIRDFYNPLLIDAQRRELGAALYIGWMTSALLLAAGVILLCRHAPRTQDPEERIVYTAGENVYQPYTYQPYMYQPGYSYQPPYSVPPPGSVVYTPSHYQ, via the coding sequence ATGGCGTCATACACTGCTTACAGCGGCTACACCAAGCCGCATCTATCATACACAGGGACTTACTATGATGAGAAACAGCCTCCATCCGATGGAGAATATCCAGACTCTGtggaagaggaaaaaaagaagCTTGAGAAGCAGAAACGTCGGAATGCCATCTGTTGTGAGGTTGTGGCTCTCATCATCGGCTTCATCGGACTTATCGGTGTGGCAGCCGTGACAGGCCTGCCGATGTGGAAGGAAACAGCCTTCATTGACGCGAATATCATCGTCATGGAGGTCCGCTGGGAGGGCTTGTGGATGAACTGCTTCCGACAGGCCAACATCAGGATGCAGTGTAAAGTCTACGACTCTCTGCTGTTCCTGCCTCCAGACCTTCAAGCTGCTAGAGGTTTGATGTGTGCCTCTGTGGCCTTGACCACCTTTGCCCTCATCGTTTCCGCAGTGGGAATGAAGTGTACCACAGTGGTGGACTACCGGGCCAGAACCAAGCATATTGTTCTGGTGTCTGGAGGTTGTCTGTTCCTTATGGGCTGTGTCACCACTATCATTCCTGTGTCCTGGACCGGCCATGTTATCATCAGAGACTTCTACAACCCACTACTCATAGATGCTCAACGCAGAGAGCTCGGGGCGGCTCTTTACATAGGCTGGATGACCTCAGCCTTGCTGCTTGCAGCCGGAGTGATCCTGCTGTGTCGCCACGCTCCCCGCACCCAAGATCCAGAAGAGAGGATTGTATACACCGCAGGCGAAAATGTCTACCAACCCTACACTTACCAACCGTACATGTACCAACCAGGGTACAGCTACCAACCTCCCTACTCTGTACCCCCTCCAGGATCTGTGGTATACACACCAAGTCACTACCAGTGA